taatgtttcggcacgattgggcgatccctacctgtagatgtgtcacaaagtaaggtttctttacctgttcccatctgtttgatgcgtagtttaagggttgtagacgataactcgtgctgaagatcactgtcttcttttgaagctcggcgagtttaagaaggtcgattccttggaaactgttcaaggaagttatacgagataaagcgtctgcaactacattgtttgctccagagatgtgttgaatatctgaagtaaactgcgaaatgtagtccagttgtcgagactcacggggagagtacttgtcagaaggagagcttaacgagaaagtgagcggtttatggtccgtgaaaagagtgaattcacgaccttcgatgtagtgttggaaatgccgtacagcacaatacatagctaggagttccctaccgaatgtgctgtacctcgattcggtgtctagcaaccttctagagaaaaatgccaagggttgccaggagttgttaacccattgttgtaagactcctccgattgctgagtcggatgcgtctactgcgatgctaatgggtgctcgggtgtcctgatgtgcgagcattgttgctttagcaatcagttccttaactgtggagaatgcttttcgtgcggtgtcgtccaaattaatggatttcgcatttccacgaagttggtcggtcagaggtttcataagtaatgcgcatttgggtatgaaacgtctatagaaacttaccaggccgttgaacgtgcgtaattgcttgacggtggtcggttctgggtaatccagaatggccgccactttggttctaaggggtcggataccttgagcatcgatagtgtgtcccagaaagtctaacgagtcggttccgaattggcatttctgaacgtttacagtaatgccatgtttttgaagtcgttcgaaaacaagatccagatgcttgagatgtgtttctctgtccggacttgcgattagacagtcatcaacatacgcgtgtacgaagttgagacctcgaaaaacgtcgtctatgaatctttggaatgtttgagcagcattccttagaccgaaaggcattcgcaaaaattcatagagtccgaaaggagttatgatagctgttttcggtatgtcgtcagtagccatagggatttggttatacgctttaaccaagtcgattttcgaaaagacagttgtacctttcaaggtagctgtcaaatcgtgaatgtgaggcaacgggtaacgatcgggaatggttttcgcgttcaatcgccgatagtcaccagttggacgccaatcgttgctgtcctttttagggaccatgtgcaacggagatgcatatgggctacttgacggtcgtatgattcctaagtccatcatgtgatcgaattcgtttttcgccaaccttagcttttcaggagctagtcgtcgtgctttagagaatacaggtggtcctgtagtcgtgatgtgatgtgtaacattgctggttacacacggtaatctcggttgcgtttgttgtatcccagggtacttatcgagtagtggttgatagagtgggtctatcatatgtttaactgtgactggggatactctacaaccagtaaagaagttacgcaaacggacaaattagtgttcccgtctactagcctccgtttgcgcgtatcgatgatcagattgtggtgttgtagaaggtccataccaatgattggcatagaaacatctgcaacaacgaaaatccagtgaatgggtttgcgtaaacccacgttaaggtaaacgtaccgtttgccatacgtagcgatcggttttccgtttgccgcctgtaagtttagggtcgattcgtgaagtcggtcgttaggatttgctgggaggacgctaacttctgcgccagtgtcgacgaggtagcgaactctcgttgtcacatctgtgacgaataacagacggctttgttcgccggctacggttgccgttaacgcgtgccggcctggaagtttcccgaattgtttttcgaatcagtcggtttcgtgttgggaaaattgcagggttttctgcaatttctggaaagctttccatactggttatgataccagcaccagtcggggttatctgtctctcgtggtctagagacagatcgcttacgagaaatgcttctacgtggtgtgcgcgatctcttacggtcggcacgaagactaagataacgcgtgagtgtgtgacataagtcggttatatcattctgagtcgtgtgaggcctttctttgactgaaaatacctcggtagtagaaggtttcgtaatttctagaatgcggtcggcagatgcagctagctcgtctaagccgttgttctggaacgagaccagaactgcttgcacctgttggggaagttttgacaagaagagttgtttgaatagaccttcgtcgaaagttcttaggcctataacctctctcatccgttgcaacatgtccgtcgcagaaccgtgttgcaggtcgatgttattgaagagttgatctaacctttgtcgatcggttagatctcctcgtttaagaatcgagcgttttaagatttcgtaaggatcggaaacaccactagtaaacatactaggtgttacgtacctgttgaattcgcgcggcagtgccttgactactgcgaggaattgtgcacgtgtgtcgatcacgccgtgctcggagaagtcggcttctgcgtagcaaaaccaggcttcgatgttgtcgggccagaaaggcatcagttgaaacgaaggtggggacaaagtcttaagcttgagtactttaggtgtctgttcagtcatgatgaagtatgaagtacgataatgaacgaggggaaaaaatatatatccaagaaaaaacacgaaaaaaatcacaatgttcaaaaaaaaataaaaaataaggcaatgatatataaaaaatcccaaaaaggaacagactcacagttacaattaggtgtaccagatcacgtcggtctcaccaatgttgatgtcacaggtattcagtgtttgacaacgcttctaccagtaacaccttctaatatatttcgttcccaccaagagaaatcaaaagacagagtcgaggagaccggaagagtatatttggcgatgaccaatatatcggaattctctgatctaatctggctagcgattgcggttgatgttgagcacggcgttaccacacgtgatctggtgcggatgcctgaccgagcgccttcagctagatgagtccactaaaacatatggtcagcatccaatgtcgaaaacttaatgctatttattttggggatttatttaccgctacaccataaaacaaatttttttaactatctgatttgcttgtaacatggacctagtagagacagtgtattccaactatgggctttgattaaagcagtattcatacttaccacaaacgtaagagagcctaacatcacaaaaggagggagggtggcgttactgaccagcaaacatgaaggtggggagataacttcaatccacccatgtctgtagggcagaacattttgtttaattacggctccttatggtttagtgggatgccacgaacttatggtattgaagcTGATCTAttcacgcaaaatacctctttaagtcgtgttacgaacgttgaattggtttcacttcctacccagaaatcctattacaagcaaactagacaattcgctaatatacgaagccggtaggactctaatttatggacgagccaatcagaggcgtttaaGGAgcttcaaggtcacggcgctaaGTTTAATGCGAGATGCTCACATtcgatcgttttacagcagattttagagaagaggtgattGTTGAGAGACTACAGCAGATGGGACTATTGAGAAGTTCCTGTGTTTGTGACTGCGGCAATCAAATGACCGCAGCACGATGTGCTGACTACCGTGATGACATTGTATTTCGTTGTACTTTATGTTGGAGAAAAAAAATCTGCTCGAACTGGCACTTTTTTGCCCGGTCACGGCTAAGGCTAAGACAAATCATGATAATCGTTGCAAATTGGATCATAAAGTCTCCAGTAACATTATCTGCGGCTTTTGCAGATGTTACGGAAACTTCCGCCGTTCAGTGGTATGAATATTGTCGTGATATATGCGCAATGAAAATGACACAAGTACATGAATCATTTGGAGTAGTTGAAAAGATAGTGGAAATAGATGAGGCGGTAGTTAGAAAGCGAAAATACAATAAAGGACGTTTTATCAAGGAAGATTGGGTAAGTAGCACTTCCGTGAATATGCTTGACAGGTACTTGGGTTTTACGATCGTTCAACTCAAAAAGGACACTTTCAAAGAGTAAGAAACCGTCAGGTAACGACAATCATACCAATCATCAAGGAGTACGTTCAACCTGGCACGACGATCTATACCGATGACTGGAAAGCGTATAGATGCCTCTCGAGACTTGGTTTTGTGCATCATGTTGTGGTGCACAAACGTCATTTTGTTGATCCAACGACTGGGGTCcatacaaacaatattgaaggcATGTGGTCAAGTCTGAAGTATTTTTTAAGACCTTACGAcggctccagaggacgattactATGGAGCCATATGGACGAGTTCTTATACCGCATGCACTATGATTTCAAAACTTccgaacctttatcaaacctcaacaagttcgtaaatcatgtaaaagaagaatatccattgtaattcaccagttttttataatatatttttactttatactaactatcttctgattggttaatgttctcaaggtcacttaaaaattcgttcaaaggtcgtccataaaataGAGTTTCACCACGAAGCCTAATCAAGACCCTATAGTAACTGgggaaaaatattttaaaaaaaacgagaggggctctaatagcttcgataTTAAAGGGAAGACAGTCaaatgtatatcacaatactgtttctagcactatattttattttataatcacacataatctTATACTCTCAGCTCTTTTCCGAATCGCccccatttgtcagttgtatgtccactcacaccttgtcaacacttattttctttaacctattaaaatgctctttcttaacataTACCTTAATAAaggaaaattagactgagtaatcataccttaagcattccttcatgaatattggctactctgcctctcgtgttttcttttacttgctccctctttcagcccccttgagatatggaacaaatgacttcatcctgcaccatccttaaagccttggaTATCCCAGAAGGAAataaggttgcgatttctaaaagctcataccttcaatggccctatccttgaccatcagtcgcacattcgcaacgcaacattcatgaagcgcgccaactgtggtactgatttAAACCATcgacattcatatcttataaattattaacccagctatgtaatttattacagtgtatattgtatcatttgtatcaatttgatcttgcctgtaaactggcatgcctcgtgtaacaaactgttatttgagaataaattattattattattataattcgcTAACCTCTTATCTGCTGCCGTCTCACAGTTATagcataaatatatttttttcacacGCTCATTCTCACACTTCATATATCATCATGACTtaacagacacccaaagtacttAAGCTTAAGACTAtatccccaccttcgtttcaactgatgcccttctggccagacaacatcgaagcctggttttgctacacagaagccgacttctctgGGAACGGCGTGAttgacacacgtgcacaattcctcgcagtagtaaaGGCACTACCGCGCCAATTCAACAGgtgcgtaacacctagtatgtttactaatGATGTCTCGAATCCTTGTGAAACGCTGAAACGTTCTATTCCTAAACGCGGGGACCTAACCGATAGACAAAGGTTAAACCAACtcctcaataacatcgacctgcgacatggttctgcgacggacatatcgcaacgaatgagagaggttatcggcCAAAGAACTTTCGACGATAGCCTATTCAAACACCTTTTCTTgtccaaacttcctcaacaaGTGCAGGCTGTGCTTGTTTCATTTCATAataacgccttagacgagctggctgcatctgtcGACTGCATTTCAAAAATCACCAAATCTTCTTATACCGAGGTTTTtccagtcaaagaaaaacctcaaacgaccaAGAATGACGTGGCAGAGTTATGTCATACCCTTGCGCGTTGTCTTAAATTTTGTGACGACCGTAAGCGGTCAtacaccccacgtagaagcatttcacgtaggcgatctgtctctagaacacgagagacggataatcccgactggtgctggaAAGACGTCCAGAAATCGCAAAACatcctgcaattttcccaactcaaaacgGACCGATACGAAAAACAACACGGGAGACTTCCAAGCCGgtacgcgttaacggcaaccgtagccggcgaacatagccgtctgttgtacGTTACAGATGTGAAAACACAACTTTGCTTcctcgtcgatactggcgcagaatttggcgttctcccagcgaatcccaacgaccggcttcacgaatcggctttAACCTTACAGGCAgcaaacggaaagcctatcgctacgtatagcgaaaggtacgtttaccttaacgtgggtttacgcaaactcGTTCACTGtgttttcgttgttgcagatgtttttattgatttagaCCTTCTACAGCATCACAATCTACTCATTGATACGCGTAAATAggggctagtagacggaaacattAATTTATCTGTTTGCTTAACTTCCCTTTCCGGTTGCAGATTATCTTCCGTCACAATTAAGCACACGATGAACTTGATCtgtcaaccactactcgatgaGCATCCTGGGATACAACCCCAAagtacgcatcaaacagatgggaccaggtaaggaaaccttactttgtgacacatctacaggtagggatcgcccaatcgtgccgaaacgttatgggcgcaatgtcttcaacacattgcacaaacgttctcatccaggcgttcgtgcaaccatcaagcttatagcagaacagTTTTGttggcctggtatgaataaagatgCGAGTGAGTGAGCACGCTCCAGCGTAAGCggtcaaaaatctaaggttatcagacacaatagaTGTCCCTCAGGCTCacttaaaactcccgatgctcgtttccaCCATGTTTATCTGGAGTTGGAAGGAACTTttccagattcaaatggatactcttatctctcaacctgcgttgaccgtttaaCTTGATGACCAGAAGCaatacctatcaaggacatcactgctgaaacagtggcctaTACCTTCGTCGAACtgtgggtagcaaacttcggctgcttTTTATCCATCACTACAGAGTTAAAAGCCAAAGTAATTAGTCTAGAAACGTTTATTTAAACTGAAAGGATAAAAGCAGTCATACTTTACAAGACTAGTTATTTCACACTAGACTAGTTTCTCATTAATCCATGAGAATAGTACCGATTATTAGCcaagttttatttaatattgtgAACAATCATTGGTGCAAACACTTCAGTGTTTCTTTCAAACCAGTCGTCAGAACTGTTACTAGTTCATCATTCACTCTACATCTTTTTCCATTCCTATTTGAGTATCAGCTAGACCCTCTAAAGTTATTTCATATTCAACACATTCATAACACCTAATTAACAACAGTCTGTCAGCCAGCTTTCACTCAACCTTGAATAGTCAAATAACGAAGGATTGAGGTGCCTTAGTAAATATTGATGCCGCATTCCGACAGTTTAGTTTCAAACAATGAACCACGTCAATTTCGATTGACATTTTTCAATACTGAGACTTTATTAAATGGACATTTACAAGGGACTCATCTTTGATTTCGGTGGTCACTTAATCACCTATACACGATACTGTTCATTGACAAGTGCAATGTTGTAACCTCTTGTGAAATTACCCATGTTTCCATTGAATACAAACAATGACATAAAcacaaaaaattatatttttatattctacCAACAAAGTGATATCAGTCATTAcgtaaacaatcatcaatatgaTATGCAGTTCCATGAAACAATCTTCAATgtattgaaatgattaacaaaatagaaagtgtattgaatgaaatacaaaatgaaaagaacaaaatcgacttaatgaaaacaattgacaAGCTGTTTGTGAGGACTATGGATGAACTCTGTTCCTTCTGTAAAACCATAGCCAAATGCTACAGCCAATGCACACAATAAGGAAAGATATAACTAATGGCACAACGATGTACACATATTTCGGTGATTTTCCTTTGTCAATGCCTTCAGTTGTATCTGTAGTCATGTTCTGAAATGAACAAAATAGTATAATgattacaaaatatcaaatatttaccaaatgtgATTCAGTGCTTGGATCAGTCTTCTTCAATTCAGTTCTTAGATCAGTTTCAGTAGTTGCTAGTGTTGTTGATTCAGTAGCAACGTTGACAGTCGAGTTCTTCTGAAGAAGGAAACAATGgaata
This genomic stretch from Schistosoma haematobium chromosome 5, whole genome shotgun sequence harbors:
- a CDS encoding hypothetical protein (EggNog:ENOG410VK1E~COG:S), with the protein product MLTFDRFTADFREEVIVERLQQMGLLRSSCVCDCGNQMTAARCADYRDDIVFRCTLCWRKKICSNWHFFARSRLRLRQIMIIVANWIIKSPVTLSAAFADVTETSAVQWYEYCRDICAMKMTQVHESFGVVEKIVEIDEAVVRKRKYNKGRFIKEDWVLGFYDRSTQKGHFQRVRNRQVTTIIPIIKEYVQPGTTIYTDDWKAYRCLSRLGFVHHVVVHKRHFVDPTTGVHTNNIEGMWSSLKYFLRPYDGSRGRLLWSHMDEFLYRMHYDFKTSEPLSNLNKFVNHVKEEYPL